One genomic region from Portunus trituberculatus isolate SZX2019 chromosome 3, ASM1759143v1, whole genome shotgun sequence encodes:
- the LOC123508403 gene encoding KRAB-A domain-containing protein 2-like, which translates to MDGVKFCEECQLKKSSVRKSVVVKPILSNSMNSRCQVDLIDMQSQQDGEYRFILNYQDHLTKFVCLRPLKTKTAEEVAYHLVDIFCDKGAPHILQSDNGREFCNKLITEVLVLWPGCKLVHGKPRHSQSQGSVERANKDVEAILACWQKDYNTTKWSEGLRFVQWQKNTRFHRGIGRTPYEAMFGQKSHLGVTATNLPEDVVDGLETEEQLAEALAADNIQDSTTSMCKDCGGPCSMDDDICHLCERKLGIQAEREGARRKQHSQAEKMQLVSTMRFKKAEVGDSVMVPIPSC; encoded by the exons ATGGATGGAGTGAAG TTCTGTGAAGAATGTCAACTGAAAAAGTCCAGTGTCCGGAAGTCTGTGGTTGTCAAGCCAATTCTCTCGAACAGCATGAATTCAAGGTGCCAG GTTGACTTGATTGACATGCAGAGTCAGCAAGACGGGGAGTATCGGTTCATTTTGAACTACCAAGATCACCTAACTAAGTTTGTGTGCCTCCGACCTCTGAAGACGAAAACTGCTGAGGAGGTCGCCTACCACCTGGTAGACATATTCTGCGACAAAGGTGCTCCTCATATCCTACAATCTGACAATGGTCGAGAGTTTTGCAATAAG TTGATTACGGAAGTCCTCGTCCTGTGGCCCGGGTGCAAGTTAGTCCATGGCAAACCACGTCATTCTCAATCTCAAGGTTCTGTAGAAAGGGCTAACAAAGACGTTGAAGCAATACTTGCCTGCTGGCAAAAAGATTATAACACAACAAAATGGTCTGAGGGACTGCGCTTCGTGCAATGGCAGAAGAACACACGGTTTCACAGAGGAATTGGGAGAACACCCTATGAAGCAATGTTTGGCCAGAAATCTCATCTTGGCGTTACTGCAACGAATTTACCGGAGGACGTAGTGGATGGATTAGAGACGGAGGAGCAGCTCGCTGAAGCATTAGCAGCTGATAACATTCAGGACAGCACAACTTCCATGTGCAAGGACTGTGGAGGTCCTTGCTCTATGGATGATGATATCTGCCATCTCTGTGAACGAAAGCTGGGGATTCAAGCTGAACGAGAAGGAGCTAGAAGAAAGCAACACAGTCAAGCAGAGAAAATGCAGCTGGTGTCAACTATGCGATTCAAGAAAGCGGAGGTCGGTGACAGTGTAATGGTTCCGATCCCCTCTTGTTGA